One Methylocaldum marinum DNA window includes the following coding sequences:
- the atpE gene encoding ATP synthase F0 subunit C, whose translation MSDMTWFVVLSTVGAALAIALGVVAPGIAMGRAISQALEALARQPEAEKAITRTLFIGLAMIESLAIYVLVVVLIILFRNPLLEYLLR comes from the coding sequence ATGAGCGATATGACTTGGTTTGTCGTCTTGTCCACAGTCGGCGCGGCGCTGGCCATTGCCTTGGGCGTCGTGGCTCCGGGTATCGCGATGGGCAGGGCGATATCCCAAGCGCTCGAGGCTTTGGCGCGACAACCGGAAGCGGAGAAGGCGATTACCCGCACCTTGTTCATCGGCCTTGCCATGATCGAATCCCTGGCAATCTACGTGCTGGTCGTCGTATTGATCATCTTGTTCCGCAATCCGCTGCTGGAATATTTGCTGAGATAA
- a CDS encoding F0F1 ATP synthase subunit epsilon, whose protein sequence is MSTFILNLQSFDQFERIEAVDSFVAEDASGSFGVRAYHERFMTALVFGLARYRREGEPWQYLALPGGLAYFVENQLFINARRYIRDSDYSRISRVLTEQLLKEEETLAGLKQSLRRLEEEMLKRLLEIERGR, encoded by the coding sequence ATGAGCACCTTTATTCTTAATTTACAAAGCTTCGATCAATTCGAGCGCATTGAAGCTGTGGACAGCTTCGTTGCAGAGGATGCTTCCGGCAGCTTCGGTGTGCGTGCCTATCATGAGCGCTTCATGACCGCCTTGGTATTCGGTCTCGCGCGCTACCGGCGCGAAGGCGAGCCCTGGCAATATTTGGCCTTGCCCGGCGGCCTGGCCTACTTCGTCGAAAATCAATTATTCATCAACGCCAGGCGCTATATCCGGGACTCCGATTACAGTCGTATCAGCAGAGTTCTGACGGAACAGTTGCTGAAGGAGGAAGAAACGCTCGCCGGCCTAAAGCAAAGCTTGCGCCGGCTGGAAGAAGAAATGTTGAAACGCTTGCTGGAAATCGAACGAGGAAGGTGA
- a CDS encoding AtpZ/AtpI family protein, producing the protein MDEHEKLRRSIERQAKRMEQAERDRSTLLSQTAFLGVLALLLVVPIILGAYLGRWLDTLSENYSIHWTISLIILGVIVGIFNVYLFMREH; encoded by the coding sequence ATGGACGAGCACGAAAAACTTCGCCGTTCTATCGAGCGGCAGGCGAAACGCATGGAGCAGGCCGAGCGTGACCGTTCGACCCTGTTGTCCCAGACGGCTTTTCTCGGCGTGCTGGCACTGCTCTTGGTCGTGCCCATCATTTTGGGTGCGTATCTGGGACGTTGGCTCGATACACTTTCGGAAAACTATTCAATACACTGGACGATCAGTCTGATTATCCTCGGGGTGATAGTGGGGATCTTTAACGTTTATCTGTTCATGCGCGAACATTGA
- a CDS encoding F0F1 ATP synthase subunit A — translation MEQAELIALLSFDIGPVHIGPTVITTWLLTVLLATFSWLATRKLSVDKPSGLQAMLEGVIVSMERAISAVAPTHGVKLLPFVGTLWIYLVVANLAGLIPGLGSPTADLSETAALALLVFLSVHWYGVSTSGWAYLRHYLSPTPLMLPFHLLSEVSRTIALAVRLFGNIMSIELAVLLVLLVAGFLAPVPLLLLHIVEALVQAYIFGMLALIYITGALQTHQLQK, via the coding sequence ATGGAGCAAGCCGAGCTTATCGCCCTGCTGTCGTTCGACATCGGTCCGGTCCATATCGGGCCGACGGTCATTACCACGTGGCTCCTGACCGTTCTGTTGGCAACGTTCTCCTGGCTGGCTACCCGTAAACTGAGCGTAGATAAGCCGTCCGGCCTGCAAGCCATGCTGGAAGGCGTGATAGTTTCCATGGAGCGGGCCATAAGTGCGGTGGCGCCGACTCATGGCGTTAAGTTGCTGCCGTTTGTCGGAACTCTCTGGATCTATTTGGTCGTGGCCAATCTCGCCGGTTTGATTCCGGGGCTCGGGTCGCCCACGGCCGATTTGTCCGAGACGGCGGCGTTGGCGCTTTTGGTGTTTTTATCGGTACACTGGTACGGCGTAAGTACCAGCGGCTGGGCTTACCTGCGCCATTATCTCTCGCCTACTCCGCTCATGCTGCCGTTTCATCTCTTGAGCGAAGTATCGCGAACGATCGCGCTGGCCGTGCGGCTGTTCGGCAATATCATGAGTATCGAACTGGCAGTGCTCCTGGTGCTCCTGGTAGCCGGCTTCCTGGCGCCCGTGCCCTTGCTCTTGCTGCACATTGTGGAGGCACTCGTGCAGGCCTATATTTTCGGGATGCTGGCATTGATTTATATCACCGGCGCGCTTCAAACACACCAGCTACAAAAGTAG